The Sphingorhabdus sp. Alg231-15 genome has a segment encoding these proteins:
- the dapF gene encoding diaminopimelate epimerase yields MTIGRFHKMHGLGNDFVIIDARASDLSDNLTMPPAKATAIANRHSGIGCDQLIILKSSDKADVRMQIYNADGGEVEACGNATRCVVKLLGDGTSIETSGGMISGNVTDEGAIVDMGEPNFNWNAIPLAYAMDTIHMPVGWEDLQDPSAVNVGNPHVIFFVENSETVELDRLGPMIEVDPLFPERVNVNVAHIKAGDIHLRVWERGVGLTRACGTGACATAVAAIKRGLVESPVNVHLPGGTLVLSWQDGGPIMMQGPTSYVFTGEANWNDFG; encoded by the coding sequence ATGACTATCGGGCGATTTCACAAGATGCATGGATTGGGCAATGACTTTGTCATTATCGATGCGCGTGCGTCTGATCTGTCAGACAATTTGACCATGCCACCGGCCAAGGCGACCGCGATCGCCAATCGGCATAGCGGCATTGGTTGCGATCAACTCATCATTCTCAAGTCTTCCGACAAGGCTGATGTGCGCATGCAAATCTATAATGCCGATGGCGGAGAAGTCGAAGCCTGTGGCAATGCAACACGATGCGTTGTGAAGTTGCTAGGCGACGGGACATCGATTGAGACCAGTGGCGGCATGATATCGGGAAATGTCACCGATGAAGGTGCGATTGTCGATATGGGCGAGCCAAATTTTAACTGGAATGCCATCCCCCTCGCCTATGCGATGGATACGATTCATATGCCGGTAGGTTGGGAAGACTTGCAGGACCCGTCTGCGGTTAATGTCGGTAATCCACATGTCATATTCTTTGTCGAAAATAGCGAGACAGTGGAACTGGATCGGCTGGGCCCGATGATTGAGGTCGACCCCCTGTTTCCGGAACGGGTGAATGTCAATGTTGCCCATATAAAAGCTGGCGATATCCATCTGCGTGTCTGGGAGCGCGGCGTTGGTCTGACCCGCGCTTGCGGGACCGGCGCTTGTGCAACAGCGGTGGCAGCTATCAAGCGCGGGCTGGTCGAAAGTCCGGTCAACGTACATCTGCCTGGCGGTACATTGGTCCTGTCTTGGCAAGATGGTGGTCCGATCATGATGCAAGGCCCGACAAGCTATGTCTTTACTGGCGAAGCAAACTGGAACGATTTCGGATGA
- the mtaB gene encoding tRNA (N(6)-L-threonylcarbamoyladenosine(37)-C(2))-methylthiotransferase MtaB codes for MSGPDIIGMGCRLNIAESEAIRQSLAASKVNADQLIIVNSCAVTNEAVRQTRQAIRRAKRDNPDKKVVVTGCAAQIDPAMFDAMPETSGVVGNFDKYDADNFKFGLDTNKPDIRVSDIMQVKETAPHMVSAFAERSRAFVEVQNGCDHRCTFCIIPYGRGNSRSVPAGQVVEQVQALVDKGFNEVVLTGVDVTSYGPDLPGNPSLGQLVERVLKHVPGLKRLRLSSVDGVEIDERLFDILTGEKRMMPHVHLSLQSGDNMILKRMKRRHSREQAIELVARLKDKRPEIAIGADIIAGFPTETDPMFTNSLDIIDQCDVIHGHIFPYSPRQGTPAAKMPQVDGTVIKQRAKALRQKVAEKAQAWRDNLVGSRQHVLCELNGKAGYAENFAHISFEETMPEGQIIPVEVIASDGRNLIGRKII; via the coding sequence ATGAGCGGCCCTGACATTATCGGCATGGGATGCCGCCTCAATATTGCTGAAAGCGAAGCGATACGGCAAAGCCTTGCTGCATCCAAAGTGAATGCCGACCAGCTGATCATCGTCAATAGTTGCGCGGTTACCAATGAAGCCGTGCGGCAAACCCGCCAAGCAATACGGCGTGCAAAGCGTGATAATCCGGACAAAAAGGTCGTCGTCACCGGTTGTGCGGCCCAGATTGATCCGGCGATGTTTGATGCCATGCCCGAAACATCCGGTGTGGTAGGCAATTTCGACAAATATGATGCGGATAATTTCAAATTCGGCCTAGATACCAACAAACCGGATATCCGGGTCTCTGACATTATGCAGGTCAAGGAAACCGCGCCTCATATGGTCAGTGCCTTTGCCGAACGATCCCGCGCCTTTGTCGAAGTACAGAATGGCTGCGACCATCGCTGCACTTTTTGTATCATTCCTTACGGCCGCGGCAACAGCCGTTCTGTTCCCGCTGGCCAGGTTGTTGAGCAGGTTCAGGCACTTGTCGACAAAGGTTTTAACGAGGTTGTTCTGACCGGCGTTGACGTGACCAGCTACGGTCCCGACCTGCCGGGCAATCCAAGTCTCGGCCAACTGGTTGAACGGGTTTTGAAACATGTTCCAGGTCTCAAACGGTTGCGGCTGTCATCCGTCGATGGTGTTGAGATTGACGAGCGGCTGTTTGATATTCTTACTGGTGAGAAACGGATGATGCCACATGTGCATCTATCGCTACAGTCGGGCGACAATATGATCCTCAAGCGGATGAAACGCCGCCACAGCCGGGAACAGGCGATTGAACTGGTCGCCCGTTTGAAGGACAAGCGTCCTGAAATCGCGATTGGTGCAGATATTATAGCCGGCTTTCCGACAGAAACTGACCCGATGTTTACCAATAGTCTGGATATTATCGACCAGTGCGATGTCATTCACGGTCACATATTTCCTTACTCACCACGCCAAGGCACGCCAGCAGCAAAGATGCCACAAGTGGACGGCACCGTGATCAAACAGCGCGCCAAAGCATTGCGACAAAAAGTGGCTGAGAAGGCGCAGGCTTGGCGTGACAATCTTGTTGGCTCTCGACAACATGTCTTATGTGAGCTCAACGGCAAGGCCGGCTATGCCGAGAATTTTGCCCATATCAGTTTTGAGGAAACCATGCCAGAAGGCCAGATCATCCCCGTGGAAGTCATTGCGTCGGATGGCCGGAACCTGATCGGAAGAAAAATCATATGA
- the ftsY gene encoding signal recognition particle-docking protein FtsY, which produces MSEKPGWKDRLFGGFSKTSGRLTENLTGLVTKAKLDDATLDEIEDALIISDLGPATAASIREKLSNERFEKGLSEHAVREIIQSEIAEILEPVAVPLEIDAFPRPQVILVIGVNGSGKTTTIAKLAHLFLEQDYGVMLAAGDTFRAAAIGQLKVWAERLGVPIISGKEGGDSASIVYEGVKQATATGIDVLIVDTAGRLQNRTELMDELDKIRRVLGRLNPEAPHDVVLVLDATTGQNALSQIEVFKEVAKVTGLIMTKLDGTARGGVLVAAAKQFEMPIHAIGVGETMEDLRPFDANDLAAAIAGIEE; this is translated from the coding sequence ATGAGTGAAAAACCGGGGTGGAAGGATCGCCTGTTCGGCGGTTTCAGCAAGACATCGGGCCGCCTGACTGAGAATTTGACCGGGCTAGTTACCAAGGCCAAGCTTGATGACGCGACACTGGATGAAATCGAAGACGCTTTGATCATCTCTGATCTAGGGCCCGCGACTGCGGCCTCAATCCGAGAAAAACTCTCCAATGAGCGGTTTGAAAAAGGCCTCAGCGAGCATGCGGTTCGTGAAATAATCCAGTCTGAAATTGCCGAGATATTGGAACCGGTGGCGGTACCTCTCGAGATTGATGCCTTTCCCCGCCCACAAGTAATTTTGGTTATTGGTGTCAATGGCTCAGGCAAGACCACGACCATCGCCAAGCTGGCCCATCTGTTTTTGGAGCAGGATTATGGCGTGATGCTGGCCGCTGGCGATACTTTTCGCGCCGCAGCCATCGGACAGCTGAAAGTCTGGGCCGAACGGCTTGGCGTTCCGATTATCAGCGGTAAAGAAGGCGGCGACAGTGCCAGCATCGTCTATGAAGGCGTCAAGCAGGCGACTGCGACCGGCATTGACGTGTTGATTGTCGATACAGCCGGACGCCTCCAAAACCGCACTGAGTTGATGGATGAACTAGACAAGATCCGCCGGGTGTTGGGACGTCTCAATCCCGAAGCCCCGCATGATGTTGTGCTGGTTCTGGATGCAACTACAGGACAAAATGCCTTGTCCCAGATTGAAGTGTTCAAGGAAGTGGCGAAAGTCACCGGTCTGATCATGACCAAACTGGATGGCACTGCACGCGGCGGCGTTCTGGTTGCGGCGGCAAAGCAATTTGAAATGCCGATCCATGCGATTGGTGTTGGAGAAACAATGGAAGATTTGCGTCCCTTTGACGCCAATGATCTGGCGGCAGCAATAGCAGGAATTGAAGAATGA
- the ispZ gene encoding septation protein IspZ, with amino-acid sequence MSDDVINVEPKKENKGLGFALDFAPLLIFFLAYKFFGIIAGTAAFMVAILIAVIISKWKIGKISPMLWLSAVLVVGFGALTIYFNDPRFIQIKPTIIYTGFAVILGVGLLRGKAMLKYLLQAAYEGLSDEGWLKLSRNWAVFFVGMALLNEAMRLTLSFDLWLTLKVWGITILSFIFAIANVPMLMRHGLDLGQDEEAEEAASK; translated from the coding sequence ATGAGTGATGACGTCATCAACGTAGAGCCGAAAAAGGAAAATAAGGGCTTGGGCTTCGCGCTTGATTTCGCGCCGTTGCTGATATTTTTTCTGGCTTACAAATTTTTTGGTATCATCGCGGGGACGGCGGCTTTCATGGTTGCCATCCTGATCGCGGTTATCATTTCAAAGTGGAAGATCGGCAAAATATCGCCGATGCTTTGGCTGTCAGCGGTTCTTGTGGTCGGTTTTGGTGCGCTGACTATCTACTTTAATGACCCGCGTTTCATCCAGATCAAACCGACAATCATCTACACCGGCTTTGCGGTTATATTGGGTGTCGGGCTGCTCCGGGGGAAAGCAATGCTCAAATATCTTCTGCAAGCCGCATATGAGGGACTTTCGGACGAAGGTTGGCTGAAACTGTCGCGCAACTGGGCGGTCTTCTTTGTCGGTATGGCGCTGCTCAATGAGGCTATGCGATTGACCCTTAGCTTTGATCTGTGGCTCACCCTGAAAGTATGGGGCATCACGATATTGTCGTTTATCTTTGCCATTGCCAACGTCCCGATGCTGATGCGGCACGGACTTGATCTCGGGCAAGATGAGGAAGCCGAGGAAGCAGCGTCCAAATAA
- a CDS encoding Fe-Mn family superoxide dismutase: MSFELPPLPYAKTAFGDLISEATFNYHHGKHHNAYVTKTNGAIEGTDHAGKKLSEIIKAADGGLFNNAAQVWNHSFYWLCLSPEKKDMPAELKSRIEADFGSVEEFKEKFKAEAVGHFASGWAWLVLNGDKLEITSLHDADSPVAHDMKPLLTIDVWEHAYYLDYQNARPDYVSALLDNAIDWDFVAQNLDGEGVSRADQG; encoded by the coding sequence ATGTCCTTTGAACTTCCCCCGCTTCCTTATGCCAAAACCGCTTTTGGAGATCTGATCTCGGAAGCAACGTTCAACTATCATCACGGCAAACACCACAATGCTTATGTCACAAAAACCAATGGCGCGATCGAAGGTACTGATCATGCAGGTAAGAAATTATCAGAGATCATCAAGGCTGCTGATGGCGGATTGTTCAACAATGCCGCGCAGGTATGGAACCATAGCTTCTACTGGTTGTGCCTGAGCCCTGAGAAGAAAGATATGCCAGCAGAACTGAAAAGCCGTATTGAGGCAGACTTTGGTTCAGTTGAAGAGTTTAAAGAGAAATTCAAAGCCGAAGCGGTCGGGCACTTTGCCAGCGGTTGGGCATGGCTGGTGCTGAACGGCGACAAACTGGAAATTACCTCGCTGCATGACGCGGATAGTCCAGTTGCTCACGATATGAAGCCGCTTCTTACCATCGATGTGTGGGAGCATGCCTATTATCTCGATTACCAGAATGCCCGCCCTGATTATGTGTCGGCTTTGCTCGACAATGCAATCGACTGGGACTTTGTTGCTCAGAATCTCGATGGTGAAGGAGTAAGCCGCGCCGACCAAGGCTAG
- a CDS encoding urate hydroxylase PuuD has product MAKLFGNLNLVMVVGLILAILIIVGIGPLGDQVNGLFRWLHTFFGVLWIGLLYYFNFVQVPQMPNIPDEAKPAVSKHIAPSALFYFRWAALFTVITGLVVAHLTGYLQQALMMQEGYLLIGIGMWMALIMAFNVWVLIWPNQKKVLGIVEADADAKASAAKIALIASRTNTLLSLPMLYCMVNANLGG; this is encoded by the coding sequence ATGGCGAAGTTATTTGGTAATCTGAATCTGGTGATGGTGGTGGGTTTGATCCTCGCCATATTGATAATTGTCGGCATAGGTCCACTGGGCGACCAGGTTAATGGGCTGTTCCGTTGGCTGCACACATTTTTCGGCGTACTCTGGATCGGCTTGCTCTATTATTTCAACTTCGTCCAGGTTCCGCAAATGCCTAATATTCCTGACGAAGCCAAACCGGCAGTGTCCAAACACATCGCACCGAGCGCCCTCTTCTACTTCCGCTGGGCGGCGTTGTTCACAGTCATAACCGGATTGGTTGTCGCCCATCTGACTGGTTATCTGCAGCAGGCTCTGATGATGCAGGAAGGCTATCTGTTGATCGGTATTGGCATGTGGATGGCACTGATCATGGCCTTCAATGTCTGGGTTCTGATCTGGCCAAACCAGAAAAAGGTTTTGGGTATTGTGGAAGCGGATGCGGATGCAAAGGCGTCTGCGGCCAAAATCGCATTGATCGCTTCACGCACAAATACGTTGCTGTCCTTGCCGATGCTCTATTGCATGGTGAACGCCAATCTCGGCGGTTAG
- a CDS encoding acyltransferase family protein yields MSERGETATKRNLWTRAKDMALKAPPERNRYVDFLRAFSILAVVIGHWLVAAPYIEDGVVQGGHLLGILPWTQWLTWGFQVMPVFFLVGGFSHGLSWSANLRNNGSYAGWFTGRLRRLINPVLPLFLIWTIFALFGTAMGVDRKIVELAAQLALIPVWFLAVYLMVGAVVPYTYALWRRFGMASFWGLVAGAIAIDTVTFALNMPYVNFVNFAFIWLAVHQLGYAWSEGYFAKPAKALMWGIGGLIALGLLVGFGPYPVAMIGVPGEPVSNSMPPTIALLALGIAQTGLVLALEPMGRRMLDNIKIWTGVVLLNGMIMTTYLWHLTAFVLVMVAAWLLGGVGLEVAPGSGAWWLARPIWFALYIAALLPLIMIFAKYEQAGTGGQGERADLPHWRLIIGLLLVCAGLAATAAISIASPLGVTGVRLWVVAMPFIGAAFIGFGPAHKLARRLK; encoded by the coding sequence ATGAGTGAGCGCGGTGAGACGGCAACTAAACGGAATCTATGGACCCGCGCAAAGGATATGGCTCTCAAGGCTCCACCTGAACGCAATCGCTATGTCGACTTTCTGAGGGCCTTTTCAATCCTCGCAGTCGTGATCGGTCACTGGCTGGTTGCTGCACCCTATATTGAAGATGGCGTGGTACAGGGTGGGCATCTGCTGGGTATATTGCCCTGGACGCAATGGTTGACCTGGGGCTTTCAGGTCATGCCGGTATTTTTCCTTGTCGGTGGTTTTTCCCATGGGTTGTCCTGGTCCGCCAATTTGCGCAACAACGGCTCTTATGCAGGATGGTTTACGGGGCGTCTGCGTCGATTGATCAACCCGGTGCTGCCGCTTTTCCTGATCTGGACAATATTTGCCCTTTTCGGCACGGCTATGGGCGTGGATCGCAAGATCGTTGAACTCGCTGCACAACTGGCTTTGATCCCGGTTTGGTTTCTCGCGGTTTATCTGATGGTAGGGGCGGTTGTGCCTTATACCTATGCCCTGTGGAGGCGCTTTGGGATGGCATCATTCTGGGGCCTGGTCGCGGGTGCGATAGCTATTGATACGGTGACCTTTGCGCTGAATATGCCCTATGTGAATTTTGTGAACTTTGCCTTTATCTGGTTGGCGGTGCACCAATTGGGATATGCATGGAGCGAAGGATATTTTGCCAAGCCGGCCAAGGCCCTTATGTGGGGCATAGGCGGCTTGATAGCGCTCGGCCTGCTGGTCGGCTTTGGCCCATATCCCGTGGCCATGATCGGCGTACCGGGTGAACCGGTCAGTAACAGTATGCCGCCAACCATTGCCTTGTTGGCGCTTGGCATCGCGCAGACCGGACTGGTTCTCGCCTTGGAACCAATGGGCCGGCGGATGCTCGACAATATCAAAATTTGGACCGGCGTTGTCTTGCTGAACGGCATGATCATGACGACTTACCTCTGGCATTTGACGGCGTTTGTATTGGTGATGGTTGCGGCCTGGTTACTCGGCGGCGTCGGTCTGGAAGTGGCACCGGGCAGCGGAGCATGGTGGTTGGCACGACCAATTTGGTTTGCACTCTATATAGCCGCGTTGCTCCCGCTGATCATGATATTTGCAAAATATGAACAAGCCGGCACAGGCGGGCAGGGCGAGAGAGCAGATCTGCCTCACTGGCGCTTGATCATTGGCCTGCTGCTGGTTTGCGCCGGCCTTGCAGCAACGGCTGCAATTAGCATTGCCAGCCCGCTTGGCGTTACCGGTGTGCGACTATGGGTGGTGGCGATGCCTTTCATTGGTGCAGCGTTTATCGGCTTTGGTCCCGCTCACAAGCTGGCAAGGCGGCTAAAATAG
- the pspF gene encoding phage shock protein operon transcriptional activator — MERENQFIGESGAFLDAVEKASRAAALDRPVLVIGERGTGKELIAERLHRLSMRWDGPLVTLNCAAMPETLIEAELFGHEAGAFTGATKNRVGRFEEADGGTLFLDELGTLSSAAQERLLRAVEYGEITRIGSSRPQRVDVRIVAATNADLPKMAEEGSFRADLLDRLSFEVVTLPPLRYREGDVPVLADYFGRRMAAELEWEQWPGFGQLASEALARHEWPGNVRELRNVIERAVYQWGDYNRPVDHIVFDPFASPWKPKEMPSRQSEPVEASVAPEKSDAEPAQLSAPAPAAPVYSSVDDMKEAVEAFEKRILEAALAKSRYNQRQTAKSLNLTYDQLRHSLKRHDLLG, encoded by the coding sequence ATGGAGCGCGAAAACCAATTTATCGGAGAGTCCGGAGCATTTCTAGATGCGGTGGAAAAAGCCAGCCGCGCGGCTGCTTTGGACCGTCCCGTCCTTGTTATCGGGGAGCGCGGCACAGGTAAAGAGCTGATCGCCGAACGGCTTCACCGCCTGAGTATGCGCTGGGATGGTCCGCTGGTTACATTAAACTGTGCAGCCATGCCCGAAACGTTGATCGAGGCGGAATTATTCGGCCATGAAGCTGGTGCCTTTACCGGTGCGACCAAGAACAGAGTGGGGCGTTTTGAGGAGGCGGATGGTGGCACATTGTTCCTCGACGAACTGGGAACCCTGTCTTCCGCTGCACAGGAGCGATTGCTTCGCGCAGTAGAATATGGTGAGATTACCCGAATAGGGTCCTCACGACCACAGCGGGTTGATGTTCGGATTGTCGCGGCAACCAATGCCGATTTACCCAAGATGGCTGAGGAAGGGAGTTTTCGAGCGGATTTGCTCGATCGCTTGTCTTTCGAGGTCGTTACGCTTCCACCGCTACGATATCGTGAGGGCGATGTTCCTGTCCTGGCGGATTATTTTGGACGTCGCATGGCCGCAGAGCTGGAATGGGAGCAATGGCCTGGTTTCGGTCAGTTGGCGTCGGAAGCCCTGGCCCGTCATGAATGGCCGGGCAATGTTCGCGAACTCCGCAACGTAATTGAAAGAGCTGTTTATCAATGGGGTGACTATAACCGTCCTGTTGACCATATCGTTTTCGATCCATTTGCGTCGCCATGGAAGCCGAAAGAAATGCCCTCGCGGCAATCTGAGCCAGTTGAAGCCAGTGTTGCACCCGAGAAAAGTGATGCGGAGCCCGCCCAACTATCTGCTCCTGCTCCTGCAGCACCGGTTTATTCATCCGTCGATGATATGAAAGAAGCTGTTGAAGCTTTCGAGAAACGCATATTAGAGGCCGCCTTGGCCAAGTCCCGCTATAACCAGCGACAGACCGCAAAATCCCTCAATTTAACCTACGACCAGCTACGCCATTCGCTCAAACGTCACGATTTGCTGGGCTAG